TCGCTGGCGATTGGTTGCGTGAAGCAGAAGTCCCGCCCTCGTGATGttgatatttaaaggtacagagtgCCAACGCGGACTGATCAGTTCTCAGAGAGTCTGAAGAGTGATGGTGAGTTCAGCTTTTTATCTtttagagaagaaaaagagaaatgaaagaacaaacagaaagagtttAATAAAAAGAGTTAGAGACAGTTGTATAATGTCAATTTATAACTTCAATAATACCGCTAATAGCGCTTACAAACACCgaggacacacagagacttcatCACTGTCTCTGAGCTCTTTATTGATTAATAATGACTTTAATAACTCTCTGAGCTCTTTATCGATTAATAATGACTTTAatcatgttcatatatttaatataaagtCTTAGACACAGTGTAATGTCATCTTATACCGTGTGTACAGTTCTGTTAGTGAGGAGACAGAGTTCATGTtcagtgatggaggagagactCATCATCACTCTCTGAGCTCTTTATCGATTAATAATGACTTTAATCACTCTCTGAGCTCTTTATCGATTAATAATGCCTTGAATCCCTCTGATTATTAATGAGTGCcatgtttgatgatgtcatatTTGCTGACTCTACCAAACACTCTATATTATATTTGAATATTATAGGATCAGATTATTCGATTTTCAAACCTGTTTGGATACCGGTGTTAGGTTTTAAATAGTGACTGTGTTATCTGGTGACTCTCAGCCCAATGAGTCTGTGGTTGTCGTGGTTACAGCAGATGATGAAGACTGAGCTCTTTATGACATCATGataaaaacagtaaagaaaGAGGAAGTCGTCTTTATTAGTGTCcttcacacatctttaaaataacacattcaGATTCTGAACGCCAGGTGTTGACATGGACACAGGTACCAACATGTacagctaatgctaatgcttTTATTGAGAGTGTTTGAATCAGTGTTTAAGGTTAAACACACCTGTCACTTTAAATTTGAGAGTTTAACCCTTtaagtgtttctctgtgtgtgttttcaacagTCCACCATGAAGCTGCTCACATCGTTAGTGTCTCTCTGCGTCCTGGCTGCTGTAGCCTTCGCCGTACCTGCTCAGGAGAAACGCATCCATCACCACGCCGACCTGAGTGACCACGCCCATGATGACGCCCACGGCTTCCAGTACGACCACGAGGCGTTCCTTGGGAAGGAGGAGGCCAAAACCTTCGACCAATTGACCCCCGAGGAGAGCAAGGAGAAGCTGGCGTAGGTCTTCCTCACCTTCATCATTGCTTAGACAGAAACAATCAATCACAGATGTTTATATTGATCGGTTCAGTCTCAAAGTGTTTTACAGCTGAGTTGTCatttattaaaggagcagtatgtaactctgccccctagtgtttaaaatgggtactgcagtccaaattctaaacatcatagagagctgtctctccccccacTGAATGTCCAGGTCTGAGTCTGTGCAGGATCCAGCTGGTTTGATTGAGTCTGGTGTTTAACCCTTTAATGTCCTCCCTCCCTGCAGGAAGATCGTGGATCGTATCGACATGGACAAAGACGGCTTCGTGAGTCACGGTGAGCTGCACTACTGGATCAAACACCGGCAGAGGAGGTACATCGAGGAAAACGTGAACAAACACTGGAACGACTACGACCAGAACCAGGACGGAAAGATCGCCTGGGAGGAGTACAAGAACACCACCTACGGATACTACATCGGTAACCTTTAAATCTCCTCTCGACCTGCTGCTCAACGCCAAGACACTGAACTCACCTGCATGATGACCCGCAATTAGCAAACAGGGTCAGGGTCTGATGTGAGTCAGGGTCTTGGTCAGGGTCTGGTGTGAGTCAGGGTCTGGGTCAGCGTCAGTGTCTGGTGTGAGTCAGGGTCTGGGTCAGGGTCTGGGTCTTATGTGAGTCAGGGTCTTGTCTGGGTCAGGGTCTGATGTGAGTCAGGGTCAGGGTCTGGGGTGAGTCTGGGTCAGGGTCTGGGTCTGGTGTGAGTCAGGGTCAGGGTCTGGGTCAGGGTCTGGTGTGAGTCAGGGTCTGGGTCCCGGTCAGGGTCGGGGTCTGATGTGAGTCAGGGTCTCGGACTGGGTCATGGTCCTGGTCTTGGTCAGGATCTCGGTCAGGGTCTCGGTCAGGGTCAGGGCCTGGGTCTGGGTCTGATGTGAGTCAGGGTCTCGGTCTGAGTCTGAGTCGGGGTCTGATGTGAGTCAGGGTCTCGGTCttggtcagggtcagggtcttATGTGAGTCAGGGTCTCGGTCTGGGTCTTGGTCAGGGTCTCGGTCGGGGTCGGGGTCTGACCGTGTGCTATTTGTgttaattaaaaacaggaagtgactctGGAGTCAGgactattgttgttgttgttgccatggtaacaaagaGGGATCATTATTGAAGTCCGGTCTGGACTCTCTTAGACCGAGGGTCACGATGAGAAGCGGGTGAAGATGAAACTTCAACTTTTGATTGCAGATGACGAGTTCCATGACATTGAAGACAAAGCCAGGTATAAGTCCATGCTGACCCGGGACGAGAGACGATTCAAGATGGccgacagagacagagacggcATCGCCACACGAGAGGAGTTCACCGCCTTCCTCCACCCGGAGGAGTTTGACTACATGAGAGATGTGGTGGTGCAGGTACACATTCAGGCTCCGCCCCTTTCCCCTCCAGGGACTGTCAGTGCATAGTTTGATCATATTTGATTACTCGGGTCTGATGATCCTCTGCTCCTCTCGAGTGAatcgttttctttttcaggaaaCGGTCGATGACATCGATAAGGACGGAGACGGAAAAATCAACATACATGAATACATCGGTAAGAAACTCTGAGTGACTGACTCCGCCACTTTTCTCCTCCCCTGGAGGTCacctgaagtgtgtgtgtgtgtccacaggtGACATGTTCTCACCTGAGAGCGGGGAGACCGAGCCTGAGTGGGTCCACACGGAGAGGAAACAGTTTTCTGACTTCAGAGACTCAAATAAAGACGGTTACATGGACGCTGACGAGGTGGCTCAGTGGATCCTACCTGGAGAGGTGGACCACGCCGACAACGAGGCCAAACACCTTATCCACGAGACGGACACTAACAAggtgtgtacacacacacacacacacacacacacacacacacacacacacacacacacacacacacacacacacacacacacacacacacacacacacacacacacacacacacacacacacacacacacacacacacacacacacacacacacacacacacacacacacacccctttaCCTGTTTGTTTACAATAATAAAAGTAATTCTGGATTAATTACaaacattttcctctctgtcccctcctcttcttcatcctcctcttcttcctcctgtcAATCATAATCAAACCCCTCCCCCTGACATGGTCCAACAGGACCAGAAGATAACGAAGAAGGAGATTCTAGAGAACTGGAACATGTTTGTGGGCAGCCAGGCCACCAACTACGGAGAAGATTTAACCAAGAGACACGACGAGCTCTGATCCACATGGTCTGCTTTATAtaatggggagggaggggggggggggttaagaagcaacaaaacacacaacactgtgTGCTGCATCCTGACGTGAAGCTCCGCCCCTGCAGGAAACAGCGTGTTTTTAGAGAGTCCTGGTTCTGTGATCCTCTGCATGATGATCTGATCTCACATACCGTGTATGTGCTTACAGCTGATACTGGtcatgtgacacacacacacacacacacacacacacacacacacacactccgcaCTGCGTcgtttacatttctttttgatACGAGGGTTTTGGGGTACGTTGTGATCCAGACTGACGGTGCATTGACCTGCAGCTGAATCCAAATGTAGATTTGATAATAAAACGCCATCAGGAAACAAGAAGGGAgctgtttaaataaaggtcTGTTTTCCaccagtctgtgtgtgtgtacccggTTCaatcagagagacaggaagtgttcacACCTTTACCTGTGAACTTTGACCCTTTTAACAATTTGTTCCTGTCAGGACGGACGTCTGACTCTGAGCGAGCTGATTGAACATCTGGACTTCATCAAGATCAGCACCATCACTGACTACGGAGGCATGAAGGTCGAGGAACACGACGAGCTGTGATTCAGccggggggggggagagagagagaggtgagagagagggaggagagagagggaggaggggggagagagagagagggaggagagagagggaggagggagagagagagggaggagggaggagtaaGGAGTT
This Labrus bergylta chromosome 16, fLabBer1.1, whole genome shotgun sequence DNA region includes the following protein-coding sequences:
- the rcn3 gene encoding reticulocalbin-3 isoform X2, which gives rise to MSTMKLLTSLVSLCVLAAVAFAVPAQEKRIHHHADLSDHAHDDAHGFQYDHEAFLGKEEAKTFDQLTPEESKEKLAKIVDRIDMDKDGFVSHGELHYWIKHRQRRYIEENVNKHWNDYDQNQDGKIAWEEYKNTTYGYYIDDEFHDIEDKARYKSMLTRDERRFKMADRDRDGIATREEFTAFLHPEEFDYMRDVVVQETVDDIDKDGDGKINIHEYIGDMFSPESGETEPEWVHTERKQFSDFRDSNKDGYMDADEVAQWILPGEVDHADNEAKHLIHETDTNKDGRLTLSELIEHLDFIKISTITDYGGMKVEEHDEL
- the rcn3 gene encoding reticulocalbin-3 isoform X1; amino-acid sequence: MSTMKLLTSLVSLCVLAAVAFAVPAQEKRIHHHADLSDHAHDDAHGFQYDHEAFLGKEEAKTFDQLTPEESKEKLAKIVDRIDMDKDGFVSHGELHYWIKHRQRRYIEENVNKHWNDYDQNQDGKIAWEEYKNTTYGYYIDDEFHDIEDKARYKSMLTRDERRFKMADRDRDGIATREEFTAFLHPEEFDYMRDVVVQETVDDIDKDGDGKINIHEYIGDMFSPESGETEPEWVHTERKQFSDFRDSNKDGYMDADEVAQWILPGEVDHADNEAKHLIHETDTNKDQKITKKEILENWNMFVGSQATNYGEDLTKRHDEL